One region of Sulfurisphaera ohwakuensis genomic DNA includes:
- a CDS encoding CoB--CoM heterodisulfide reductase iron-sulfur subunit B family protein — protein MSYAYYPGCATHGLSKDVDIATRKVFETLGLKLEEVKDWNCCGGGFYDEYDEVGHVALNLRNLSIVEKMGYNKMITPCSVCLHSHRLATYKFKENKDIRKKVEERIKGTSISYSGKANAEHIVWVLVRDIGIQKIKEKVKRPLTGLRVAAYYGCQMLRPEEIMGFEPAFNPHSMEDLISVTGATPVTFPNARSCCGFPLMGSNPSVGIKMAYSVLKSAKDQEADILVHPCSLCHLQLDSLQLKIKAEFNTNWTLPAIYITQLLGLAFGFSADELGISNLAKQVLISKGVV, from the coding sequence ATGAGTTATGCGTATTATCCAGGCTGTGCGACTCATGGGCTTTCTAAGGATGTAGATATTGCAACAAGAAAAGTATTCGAAACTCTAGGGTTAAAGCTAGAAGAAGTAAAGGATTGGAATTGCTGCGGAGGAGGATTCTATGATGAATATGACGAAGTTGGGCATGTTGCCTTAAACCTAAGGAATTTATCGATAGTGGAAAAAATGGGATATAATAAAATGATTACTCCTTGTAGTGTTTGTCTTCATAGCCATAGGTTAGCTACATATAAGTTTAAGGAAAATAAAGATATAAGGAAAAAAGTTGAGGAAAGAATTAAGGGTACGTCAATTAGCTATTCTGGAAAAGCTAATGCTGAACATATAGTATGGGTTCTTGTTAGAGATATAGGAATTCAGAAAATCAAGGAAAAAGTAAAAAGACCATTAACTGGATTAAGAGTTGCGGCATATTATGGATGTCAGATGTTAAGACCAGAGGAAATAATGGGTTTTGAACCAGCATTTAATCCTCATAGTATGGAAGATTTGATTTCAGTTACTGGTGCAACTCCAGTAACATTTCCTAATGCTAGGTCATGTTGTGGTTTTCCTTTAATGGGTAGTAATCCAAGCGTGGGAATAAAAATGGCATATAGTGTATTAAAAAGTGCAAAAGACCAAGAAGCAGACATTTTAGTTCACCCTTGTAGCTTGTGTCATTTACAGCTAGATTCACTACAACTTAAAATAAAGGCTGAGTTTAATACTAATTGGACTCTTCCAGCAATATATATAACTCAATTACTAGGTTTAGCATTCGGTTTTTCGGCTGATGAATTAGGTATAAGTAATTTGGCTAAACAAGTTCTAATCTCAAAGGGTGTAGTTTAA
- a CDS encoding succinate dehydrogenase: MSYEDKISDTLTKIGAIITRGWYSVSERPERPPFGKELEYKVDELFWGKIHLRNEGDLYVLVISKDIFNWKDKISQLKVKGEIEDAAGGLLWLKEDLDNLEEDMKYLKEYLSSLKK; the protein is encoded by the coding sequence ATGTCGTATGAGGACAAGATTAGTGATACGTTAACAAAAATAGGAGCCATTATAACAAGAGGTTGGTATTCAGTAAGTGAGAGACCGGAGAGACCTCCTTTCGGAAAAGAATTAGAATATAAGGTTGATGAATTATTCTGGGGTAAAATTCATCTAAGAAACGAAGGGGACCTCTATGTCTTAGTAATATCTAAGGATATATTCAATTGGAAAGATAAGATTTCACAGTTAAAAGTTAAAGGTGAGATTGAAGACGCTGCTGGTGGATTATTATGGTTAAAAGAGGATTTGGACAACTTAGAAGAAGATATGAAATACCTTAAGGAATACCTTTCATCTCTTAAAAAATAA
- a CDS encoding vWA domain-containing protein, producing MSEEEGFLRGIDYEDPLVRYRGERISYTLKKLSGRDLQLDENFLIDTYYIHYLPMPIPKTKEDVPKGKEIMYRFIDMMLNSPLVEENRNYSMVNSAVSMALSVSYVQNLIEELERIKRTSQSQEERQMAEQILNGLMKGSGGKQGQKQQQQQDSQQMEKLMKQVNDKALSKAIEDAESVRNLQKIIGGNGAGTGSILNFEGEIHEVLRLARNTEIKKILEFLSGMPRLGSFTKKRTTRFSRGELYGYEEGSDLERIVSSELALPEELFYIKLAESQLLLYQKRIKEVLGPIYLLLDKSGSMDGEKIIWAKAVALALYSRARRENRDFYIRFFDNIPYPLIKVPKNAKSKDVVKMIEYIGKIRGGGGTDISRSVISACEDIKEGHVKGVSEIILLTDGEDKIAETTVRRSLKEANSTLISVMIRGDNADLRRVSDQYLVVYKLDHEDLLKVVES from the coding sequence ATGAGTGAAGAAGAAGGTTTTTTAAGAGGTATTGATTATGAAGATCCTTTAGTTCGTTATCGTGGTGAAAGAATAAGTTATACATTGAAAAAACTTAGTGGTAGAGATTTACAATTAGATGAGAATTTTTTGATAGATACATATTACATCCATTACTTACCTATGCCTATACCTAAAACAAAGGAGGATGTTCCTAAAGGAAAAGAAATAATGTATAGATTTATAGATATGATGCTAAATTCACCTTTAGTTGAAGAGAATAGGAATTACTCTATGGTTAACTCAGCTGTTAGTATGGCATTATCTGTTAGTTATGTTCAAAATCTAATAGAAGAATTAGAAAGAATAAAGAGAACTTCACAATCCCAAGAAGAAAGACAAATGGCTGAGCAAATACTTAACGGTCTAATGAAAGGAAGTGGAGGAAAGCAAGGACAAAAACAACAGCAACAACAAGATAGTCAGCAAATGGAGAAACTAATGAAACAAGTTAATGACAAAGCACTAAGCAAAGCAATAGAAGACGCAGAATCAGTTAGAAATTTACAGAAAATAATAGGTGGCAATGGTGCAGGTACGGGTTCGATACTTAATTTTGAAGGAGAAATTCATGAAGTTCTTAGATTAGCTAGAAATACAGAAATAAAGAAAATTCTAGAATTTTTAAGTGGAATGCCCAGATTAGGAAGCTTTACAAAGAAAAGAACCACAAGATTTTCTAGAGGAGAACTTTATGGATACGAGGAAGGCTCAGATCTTGAGAGGATCGTATCTTCTGAATTAGCTTTGCCAGAAGAATTATTCTACATAAAACTTGCCGAATCCCAATTATTATTGTATCAAAAGAGAATAAAAGAAGTATTAGGACCTATCTATTTATTACTAGATAAATCTGGAAGTATGGATGGTGAAAAAATAATATGGGCTAAAGCTGTAGCCTTGGCATTATATAGTAGAGCTAGAAGAGAAAATAGAGATTTCTATATTAGATTCTTTGATAATATACCTTATCCTTTAATTAAAGTTCCTAAAAATGCAAAAAGTAAAGATGTTGTTAAAATGATAGAATATATTGGCAAAATAAGAGGAGGAGGAGGTACTGATATCAGTAGATCTGTAATTTCAGCATGTGAAGATATTAAAGAAGGTCATGTAAAAGGAGTAAGTGAGATAATATTATTAACGGATGGTGAGGATAAAATTGCTGAAACTACAGTAAGAAGATCTTTGAAAGAGGCTAATTCTACATTAATTAGCGTAATGATAAGAGGAGATAATGCTGATTTAAGAAGAGTCTCAGATCAATATTTAGTAGTATATAAATTAGATCATGAAGACCTTTTGAAGGTAGTAGAATCATAA